In Sphingomonas oryzagri, the genomic stretch TACCAGCGCCACCGATCCGATCCATGTTCCCACGGCGGGCCAGCGGAAGGCCGGCAGCTCGCGGATCGAGGCAGCCGGGTCGGTCGTCCGGAATAGGGTGAAACCGTCGATCACGTAGATGGCCGCGATCGGCGGGATGATCACGCCGAGGAACAGCAGGAAGGGGATGAAGGCATCGATGATCCCGGCCAGCGCGAAACTCGCGCCGATCACGCCGCCCAGAAGGATGAACACCCAGGACCGGACGGTTGGGAAGGTCGCCGACAGCGACAGTCCGGCCGAATACAGGTTCGACGCGTTGATGATCCACGACGACAGCACCAGTGCGGCCAGCGCGGCGACGCCGAAGCCCAGGCCGACGATCAGCGCCATGATGTCAGTCTCGCCAGTGGCAAGCGCGGGGAGGGCGGAGGCGATCATCATTACCGGTGTCGCCAGCGGGAAGGAGAGCAGCATGCTCGATACGGCGCCGCGCCTCGTATGGATGTAGCGCGAGAGGTCCGGCATGGTCGCGACGGTGGCCATATTGCCTCCGACCAGCGCGGAAAGCGCGACGCCGAAGGTCATCGGCTCGGGCGGGTGCGAACTCGCGTGCAGCACGATGCCGTTGCGCCGAAGCGCGGCGACGCAGACCGCGAGCATGACGACGCCGAGCAACGGCACGGTCACCACCGCCAGCTTGTCGAGCGTCCGGAAGCCGAAGACGGTGGAGGCCGTCATCAGGACGCTGCCGCCGATCACATAAGCCGTGAAATGGCCCTCGATCCCGTAAATCTGCTTCGCCGCCGCCGCCATGGCGCTGCCGAAGAAGGACACGTTGACGCCGAACCAGCCGAACAGCACGAAAGCGATCACGATGTTGACGAGTGCCGCGCCGAACCGCCCGAAGGATCGCTGCACCAGCAGATAGGTGGTCAGCCGGGTCCGCACGCTGATGATCGAAGTCAGCGTGCCGCCCGCGCTCAGGATCAGCCCGGCCGCGATGGCGATCAGCACCGCATTCCAAAAGCCGAGCGCGAGGCCCGTATAGGCACCATTGAGGAAGGCGGGAAGGGCGACCGCGAAGGACGAGACGATGACGGCGATGCGCCAGCCGGGCACGGTCAGATGCTCGGGCAGCGGCCCGTTGGCATATTGGTCCGCCGCCGACTCCGCCATCAATGCCTATCCCAGCCGTTCAATGCCTCGATCGGGCGATAGGGATCATCGAAGCCGAACGCCTCCGGCCCGACGAAATCCAACGCCCGGCGTTCGCGCAGGATATTGGGGGCCGAGGCGCCGACGATCTTCACGCGCTGACCGTATTTCAGGCGCTCGGTGGTGATCGTGTCGGCGGTCTCGCGATCCATCACGGTGATGATGTCGGGCACCATCGCACAGATCGTGCCGGCGCGGCGCGCGAGCAAATTCTCGTTCTGGAAGAGGAGTTCCATCTCACCCTCGCCATGGAGGCCGTCGATGGTCAGGCGGCCGATCGAAAAGCCGGCCCGCGTCTCGCGTTCCAGATCGGTGATCTTGCCGTCGAACAAGCTGCCGGCATAGCGGTAGATGCCGGTCGCGCGGAGTGCGGCGAACAGCGCCTCGAACGGATCTTCGCCCGCCGCGCGGGCTTCGCGCACGGCACGGCCGATCGCGACGGCGGTGGAGATGCTGCCCCCGATGGCATGTGCGCGGGCTTCGCGGCCGCTCAGGGGGTATTCGACCATGTGGGCGATGCCGCCCATGGCCACCGACACCCCGCGCGCGATCCGTTCGTGGGCGAGATTGTCGCTATTCTCGATGACCGTGACGGTCCCGTTTGCGTCCGTCAGCACCGAGGGGCAGGCGGAGAGCCCCCTGATGTTGAAGATCGCCATCTGGCTTTCGGGGAAAGCGCGGCCCATGCCATCGGCGTCGACGACGGGGACGCCAAGCTGCATCGCCGCCGCCAGTGGGGCCAGGCCGTTGCCGCCACCGATCTCGACCGGGAGTACCGCGTCGATCCTTCGGCCCATCACCTCTTCGAGGCGGCGCAATCCCGCGACCGTCTCGCGTCCGCTCGGCAGCTTCTCAACCGAGACGGTGGGCGCGCCGATCCAGCCGCAGGGCGCGACGAGCGCGCCGTCGGGCAGTTCCCCGAGTTGGATGAGCTCTATGCTCTTGTCGCGCGCCAGTTCGGCCTCGCACAGCAAGCGGCCGTAATAGGGATCGCCCCCGCCGCCCGAACCTAGGAACGCGGCCCCGTAAGCGAGATCCAGCAGGGCGGTGGCATCAAAGCGCATGGGCCACTCCCGCCACGGCATCGGCATGAACCCGATCGCCGCCCTCAGCCAGATCGGCCACCGCCTTCATCCGCACCTGAGCGGCGCGGCCGGGAAGATAGCTGAGGAAGATCTCCTCCACTTCGACGATCTGCACGGTAGCCGCATCGCCTCCGGCTGCGACGGCCTGCGCGGCCACGTCAGCCTTCATCGCATCGAGCGCTTCGGCTCTCGGCGTCGCATCGTAATCGAGCACCTTCTCGATCTGCGCGCCGACCTGCGCGATCGCCGCGCCGACCGCATTGGCGATCGGGGCATGGGGCGGGCGGATCACCTGCGCCGCGCCCTTCAGTATATCGGGCACGAGAAAGGCGCCTCCGCCCACCGCTAGCACCGTCGCATCGAGACGCGCGGTCTTCATCCTGTCGATGCCTTCCTCCAGCATGTCGCGGATGCGCGACGCGATGGCGGAGAGGGCGGCGTCGCTGAGTGCGGGCAATTTCTCGGGTGCACCGAAGCGGGCAAGGCCCAGCGCGACGCCCACGTCGCTCGCGGTCAGCGTGTCGCCACCGAACAGGCGCGCATCCTCGACGATGCGGAAGCCGACCGAATCCGGCCCTATGCGCAGCGCCGCGTCATCAATCGCTTCAGCCTCGTAAAGCGCTTCATCGAGATGGATGCGGGTGCCGCCGCCGAGACCGATGGCGAGGATGTCGGGCATCCGGAAGTTGGTCCGCACCCCGCCGATATCGACCGCCACCGAGGATTCGCGCGGGAAGCCGTTGGCGAGAACTCCGATATCCGTGGTGGTGCCGCCGACGTCCATGACGATCGCGTCGGTCAGCCCCGTGAGGAAAGCCGCGCCGCGCATGCTGTTGGTCGGGCCGGAGCCGATCGTCATCACCGGATAGGCGGCGGCCTGCGCGGCCGAGATCAAGGTGCCGTCATTCTGGCTGATATAGAGCGGCGCTTCGATCCCCAGCCCACGCAGCGCCTCTTCGAAGGATGCCGCAATGCGGACCGCCAGATCGGACAGCGCCGCGTTCAGGATCGCGGCATTCTCGCGCTCGATCAGGCCGATACGGCCGATCGCGCTGGACAGCGTCAGGACGGCGTCGGGGAATTCTTCCTTGACGATCTCCGCCGCGCGCATTTCCATGGCGTTGTTGACGGGAGCGAAGGCGCTGATGATCGCGATCGCGAATATGCCGGCATTTCGCAGCGTGTGCGCGGCTTCGCGCACGCCCGCCTCGTCGAGCGGCGCGATCTCGCGGCCGTCCACCTCATATCCGCCGCCGAGCAGGAAGACGTGATCGCCGATGCTCCCGGAAAGGCCGGCGGGCCAACCGGTCTTGGGGGGCAGGGCCTCGCCCGAGGGGCTGGCGAGCCGCAGGATGCCGACCGGCGAGAGATGCTTGCGCTCCACCAGCGCGTTGGTGAAGTGGGTGGTGCCGATCATCACCGAGGAGATGGCGCCGGGCGCGATGCCCGCATCCTCCAGCACGGTGCGGATCGCGGACGCGACGCCGCCGCTCACGTCGGCGGTGGTCTGCGCCTTGGTCCAGGCGACGACCTCACGTCCGTCCATCAATACCGCGTCGGTATTCGTCCCCCCGACATCGACCCCCACTCGCACCGAGCATGCTCCAATCATTCTGATTACGAACCC encodes the following:
- a CDS encoding DUF917 domain-containing protein yields the protein MRFDATALLDLAYGAAFLGSGGGGDPYYGRLLCEAELARDKSIELIQLGELPDGALVAPCGWIGAPTVSVEKLPSGRETVAGLRRLEEVMGRRIDAVLPVEIGGGNGLAPLAAAMQLGVPVVDADGMGRAFPESQMAIFNIRGLSACPSVLTDANGTVTVIENSDNLAHERIARGVSVAMGGIAHMVEYPLSGREARAHAIGGSISTAVAIGRAVREARAAGEDPFEALFAALRATGIYRYAGSLFDGKITDLERETRAGFSIGRLTIDGLHGEGEMELLFQNENLLARRAGTICAMVPDIITVMDRETADTITTERLKYGQRVKIVGASAPNILRERRALDFVGPEAFGFDDPYRPIEALNGWDRH
- a CDS encoding cytosine permease; amino-acid sequence: MAESAADQYANGPLPEHLTVPGWRIAVIVSSFAVALPAFLNGAYTGLALGFWNAVLIAIAAGLILSAGGTLTSIISVRTRLTTYLLVQRSFGRFGAALVNIVIAFVLFGWFGVNVSFFGSAMAAAAKQIYGIEGHFTAYVIGGSVLMTASTVFGFRTLDKLAVVTVPLLGVVMLAVCVAALRRNGIVLHASSHPPEPMTFGVALSALVGGNMATVATMPDLSRYIHTRRGAVSSMLLSFPLATPVMMIASALPALATGETDIMALIVGLGFGVAALAALVLSSWIINASNLYSAGLSLSATFPTVRSWVFILLGGVIGASFALAGIIDAFIPFLLFLGVIIPPIAAIYVIDGFTLFRTTDPAASIRELPAFRWPAVGTWIGSVALVLAASHLGVTVTGVPMFDATIVAAVGYAIVLRLARGHASARLAPANG
- a CDS encoding hydantoinase/oxoprolinase family protein, which produces MIGACSVRVGVDVGGTNTDAVLMDGREVVAWTKAQTTADVSGGVASAIRTVLEDAGIAPGAISSVMIGTTHFTNALVERKHLSPVGILRLASPSGEALPPKTGWPAGLSGSIGDHVFLLGGGYEVDGREIAPLDEAGVREAAHTLRNAGIFAIAIISAFAPVNNAMEMRAAEIVKEEFPDAVLTLSSAIGRIGLIERENAAILNAALSDLAVRIAASFEEALRGLGIEAPLYISQNDGTLISAAQAAAYPVMTIGSGPTNSMRGAAFLTGLTDAIVMDVGGTTTDIGVLANGFPRESSVAVDIGGVRTNFRMPDILAIGLGGGTRIHLDEALYEAEAIDDAALRIGPDSVGFRIVEDARLFGGDTLTASDVGVALGLARFGAPEKLPALSDAALSAIASRIRDMLEEGIDRMKTARLDATVLAVGGGAFLVPDILKGAAQVIRPPHAPIANAVGAAIAQVGAQIEKVLDYDATPRAEALDAMKADVAAQAVAAGGDAATVQIVEVEEIFLSYLPGRAAQVRMKAVADLAEGGDRVHADAVAGVAHAL